One window from the genome of Spirosoma rhododendri encodes:
- a CDS encoding Ppx/GppA phosphatase family protein → MKLAAIDIGSNAARLQISTVLHNDDQVSFKKVEYVRFPLRLGHDVFNFGRLTPESEARTTKLMQVYKLLMELHEVEHYMACATSAMRESDNGHEVAKRIEASTGIKIQIIDGQKEAQLINNVVVQSLDDRQFIHIDVGGGSTELNLYQHREKIASKSFKIGSVRLLEGKETKGAWRKMQDWVEEYLDASQEIVAVGTGGNISKLFSMAAKLSDATTTLSEIEHIRNYVANFSQEDRINKLRLNADRADVIVPAADIYISVMRWAGAKTIMVPDLGLKDGIMQLVYEQVCSRKKK, encoded by the coding sequence ATGAAACTGGCAGCCATTGATATCGGTTCCAACGCGGCCCGGCTCCAAATATCGACCGTCCTGCACAACGACGATCAGGTTAGTTTTAAAAAGGTCGAATACGTGCGGTTTCCGCTGCGGCTGGGCCACGACGTGTTTAATTTTGGCCGACTGACGCCCGAAAGCGAAGCCCGCACCACCAAGCTGATGCAGGTATACAAGCTGCTGATGGAGCTGCACGAGGTTGAGCACTACATGGCCTGCGCGACGTCGGCCATGCGCGAATCCGACAACGGCCACGAGGTAGCCAAACGCATCGAAGCCAGCACCGGCATCAAAATTCAGATTATCGACGGGCAGAAAGAAGCCCAGCTTATCAACAATGTGGTAGTGCAGTCGCTCGACGATCGGCAGTTTATCCACATCGACGTGGGCGGGGGCAGCACCGAACTCAACCTGTACCAACACCGGGAAAAGATCGCGTCGAAATCGTTCAAGATCGGCTCGGTGCGGCTGCTGGAAGGCAAGGAAACGAAGGGAGCCTGGCGCAAAATGCAGGATTGGGTCGAAGAGTACCTCGATGCCAGTCAGGAAATTGTGGCCGTCGGGACGGGGGGCAACATCAGCAAGCTGTTCAGCATGGCCGCCAAACTCTCCGACGCAACCACGACTCTGAGCGAGATCGAGCACATCCGCAACTACGTCGCCAACTTCAGCCAGGAAGACCGTATCAACAAGCTCCGCCTGAACGCCGACCGGGCCGACGTTATCGTCCCGGCCGCCGACATCTATATCTCGGTGATGCGATGGGCGGGTGCCAAAACAATCATGGTCCCCGATCTGGGCCTGAAAGATGGTATCATGCAGCTTGTCTACGAGCAGGTTTGCAGCCGGAAGAAGAAATAG
- a CDS encoding metallophosphoesterase: MKIVLSTLLIVLYSCAILAQRPVDYSNQLAAGYELGVIPNLQTLDNALNFAVIGDWGRQGEFHQREVALQMAKAMAGLGGSFIISTGDNIYPQGVASVQDPLWQSSFEQVYHYAWLQRDWYAILGNHDYYGNVDAQIDYGKISRRWHMPARYYTMKKRLSGGKTVQFVFLDTNGLETGYYNDPEMMAELAKQDTTAQLRWLRETLADPDPSIRWRVVVGHHPLYTAGKRVNVSGPVRSKLEPILNQYKVDVYLCGHDHDLQYNKAAGPTHHFLSGAGSELSNVPHQMPWNVFYKGVNGFMTFSIQPDQFLVQIIDAKGAILYTKLIPKG; this comes from the coding sequence ATGAAAATAGTCCTTTCTACCCTGCTAATCGTTCTATATAGTTGCGCTATTTTGGCACAGCGGCCCGTCGACTACAGCAATCAACTGGCGGCAGGGTATGAATTGGGTGTTATTCCGAACCTGCAAACGCTCGACAACGCACTGAACTTCGCGGTCATCGGCGATTGGGGGCGGCAAGGCGAGTTTCATCAGCGCGAAGTAGCCTTGCAGATGGCGAAGGCGATGGCTGGCCTGGGCGGTAGTTTCATCATCTCGACCGGCGACAATATCTACCCGCAGGGCGTCGCCAGTGTGCAGGACCCCCTCTGGCAAAGCAGCTTCGAGCAGGTGTACCACTACGCCTGGCTACAACGCGACTGGTACGCTATTCTCGGCAATCACGACTATTACGGTAACGTCGACGCGCAGATCGACTACGGCAAGATCAGCCGGCGGTGGCACATGCCCGCCCGGTACTACACGATGAAAAAACGGCTGTCGGGTGGTAAAACGGTGCAGTTCGTTTTTCTGGACACCAACGGCCTCGAAACCGGCTATTATAATGACCCGGAGATGATGGCCGAACTCGCCAAACAGGATACGACCGCTCAGCTACGATGGCTTCGCGAAACCCTCGCCGACCCGGACCCCAGCATCCGGTGGCGCGTGGTGGTGGGGCATCATCCGCTCTACACGGCGGGTAAGCGGGTCAACGTCTCTGGCCCGGTACGCAGCAAACTGGAGCCGATCCTGAATCAGTACAAGGTCGATGTCTACCTCTGTGGCCACGATCACGATTTACAGTACAACAAAGCCGCCGGACCGACACATCATTTCCTGTCGGGGGCGGGTTCGGAGCTGAGCAATGTACCGCATCAAATGCCCTGGAACGTGTTTTACAAGGGCGTCAACGGCTTTATGACATTCTCCATCCAGCCCGATCAGTTCCTCGTCCAGATCATCGACGCCAAAGGCGCGATCCTGTATACGAAGCTGATACCGAAGGGGTAA
- a CDS encoding SusC/RagA family TonB-linked outer membrane protein, with product MTNLYAFSPPPQYRRWAVVCILLSLLAFAAQAKNPGIRAASRAVLADVTVTGQVTDAATGEALAGCSVVVKGTQRGTTTDANGNYRLSVPNGNVTLVFGFIGFVSQEIVVGNQTAINVGLKSSASELNQVVVIGYGSTTKRDMTGSIKSIKSADFNRGIINSPEQLIQGKIAGVNVTSASGEPGSTQTITIRGPGGIRTGSTPLFVLDGLPLDNSSTGGATNPLTFLNPQDIESIDVLKDASATAIYGARGANGVVLITTKKGKSGTSNLTLSASVGVSNLARPLNVFSADEYRRQVVAVGGVLDDKGGATDWQKVVSRTAVTQNYNLGFNGGSQKLTYFGSVGVQRQQGVLKNSQLNRYTGRINVTQQLLEDRLSLDVNLNASYTDNQRPPITSLVGGAISANPTYPAYDSTGAPYQYQSGVNPLISMNLNKDVTATTRVIANVSPSFKILKNLVYKLNLGLDYSNANQDVQALANAVPQQDGRLDSYYTNNRNTLVENYFTYTLNQGSHNLTALLGHSYQKFFIQGRNWSINKFPITPVEPIYNPGLGQDLSLANNQPGGYAIQNELQSFFGRATYNFKDRYLLTATLRADGSSKFGSNNKYGVFPSFSAGWRLSDEDFLKSGPFTDLKLRAGWGQTGNQEIPAKITQALYTATVSGTTSYPLNSSSTYPAGISYTRLANPDIQWEVSTQTDLGLDFAIFNGALSGSVDYFRKVSEKILLQVIPADPVQPASTYWTNVPDMRITNQGLELDLNYRYSSQSGFRFDIGGNLTFIKNVVTNSPYSVITSGSANGSGLTSATINGYVNNQPIGTFFLKEFTGFDEKGMSTYRDTDGDGLVTDKDRVALGSALPTKQFNINTTLAYKGFDLAINFNGVSGNKVYDNTANANFYKLRLSKGLNVTPEAVQYAQESINNSAPVSSRFLKDGRFFRLNNLALGYNLSPKLIGMNRWVNNIRLSVTGQNLFVITPYNGYDPEVNGNQAINGVVSYGIDYLAYPKARTVIVGLNLTF from the coding sequence ATGACAAATCTTTACGCCTTCTCACCGCCCCCTCAGTACCGGCGGTGGGCTGTGGTTTGTATTTTACTGAGTTTGCTGGCTTTTGCCGCGCAGGCGAAAAACCCCGGCATTCGTGCAGCGTCGCGCGCCGTGCTGGCCGACGTAACCGTTACCGGGCAAGTAACGGATGCCGCGACCGGCGAAGCCCTCGCGGGCTGTAGCGTCGTAGTCAAAGGTACGCAGCGCGGCACGACGACCGACGCCAACGGTAACTACCGCCTATCTGTACCCAACGGCAACGTAACGCTGGTGTTTGGCTTCATCGGCTTCGTCTCGCAGGAGATTGTCGTCGGCAATCAAACTGCCATCAACGTCGGGCTGAAATCGTCGGCGTCGGAGCTGAATCAGGTCGTTGTGATCGGCTACGGCAGCACGACCAAGCGCGACATGACCGGCTCGATTAAGTCGATCAAAAGTGCTGATTTTAACCGGGGTATCATCAACTCACCGGAGCAACTGATTCAGGGCAAAATCGCAGGTGTCAACGTAACCTCGGCGAGTGGCGAACCGGGTAGTACGCAGACGATTACCATTCGCGGACCGGGTGGTATCCGTACGGGTAGTACGCCCCTATTCGTTCTCGACGGGCTGCCGCTCGACAACTCCTCGACCGGTGGCGCAACCAACCCGCTGACGTTCCTGAACCCCCAGGACATCGAAAGCATCGACGTTCTGAAAGATGCGTCGGCAACGGCGATTTACGGGGCGCGGGGTGCTAATGGCGTCGTGCTTATTACGACAAAAAAAGGTAAGTCGGGCACGTCGAACCTGACGCTGTCGGCGAGTGTGGGTGTGTCGAATCTGGCGCGTCCGCTGAACGTGTTTTCTGCCGACGAATACCGGCGGCAGGTCGTTGCGGTTGGTGGTGTGCTCGACGATAAAGGTGGCGCAACCGACTGGCAGAAAGTAGTTAGCCGTACGGCCGTGACGCAGAATTATAACCTCGGCTTCAACGGCGGTTCGCAGAAGCTGACCTATTTTGGGTCGGTTGGTGTGCAGCGGCAGCAGGGTGTGTTGAAAAACAGTCAGCTGAACCGCTACACGGGTCGTATCAACGTAACGCAGCAGTTGCTCGAAGACCGGCTGTCGCTGGACGTCAACCTGAATGCGTCGTACACCGACAATCAGCGGCCACCCATCACCAGTCTGGTCGGCGGAGCTATTTCGGCCAACCCGACCTACCCAGCCTACGACTCGACCGGCGCACCCTACCAGTATCAGAGTGGTGTGAATCCGCTGATCTCGATGAACCTGAATAAGGACGTGACGGCCACGACCCGGGTTATCGCAAACGTATCGCCCTCGTTCAAAATCCTGAAGAACCTGGTTTACAAGCTGAACCTCGGCCTTGATTATTCCAACGCCAATCAGGACGTACAAGCACTGGCAAACGCGGTGCCGCAGCAGGATGGTCGTCTGGACAGTTACTACACCAACAACCGCAACACGCTGGTAGAGAACTATTTCACATATACGCTGAACCAGGGCAGCCACAACCTGACCGCGCTGCTGGGTCATTCGTACCAGAAGTTTTTCATTCAGGGCCGCAACTGGAGCATCAACAAATTTCCGATCACGCCCGTCGAACCAATCTACAACCCCGGCCTGGGGCAGGACCTCTCGCTGGCCAACAACCAGCCGGGCGGCTACGCGATTCAAAACGAACTCCAGTCGTTCTTCGGCCGGGCCACGTACAACTTTAAAGACCGCTATCTGCTGACGGCGACGCTGCGCGCCGACGGATCGAGCAAATTTGGCTCGAACAATAAGTACGGCGTCTTCCCGTCGTTCTCGGCAGGCTGGCGTCTGTCGGACGAAGATTTCCTGAAATCAGGCCCGTTTACCGATCTGAAACTACGCGCTGGCTGGGGGCAGACGGGCAACCAGGAAATTCCGGCCAAGATCACGCAGGCACTGTACACGGCGACCGTTTCGGGCACGACGAGTTACCCGCTCAACAGTTCGAGCACCTACCCCGCCGGCATTTCATACACGCGGCTGGCCAACCCCGATATTCAGTGGGAAGTGTCGACGCAGACCGACCTCGGCCTTGATTTCGCCATCTTCAACGGGGCGCTGTCGGGTTCGGTCGATTATTTCCGCAAGGTGTCGGAGAAAATTCTGCTACAGGTTATCCCCGCCGACCCCGTTCAACCCGCCAGCACCTACTGGACCAACGTACCCGACATGCGGATCACGAACCAGGGGCTTGAACTGGACCTGAATTACCGCTACAGCAGCCAGAGCGGGTTCCGTTTCGACATTGGGGGCAACCTGACGTTCATCAAAAACGTGGTCACCAACTCGCCCTATTCGGTTATCACGTCGGGGTCGGCCAACGGCTCGGGCCTGACCTCGGCAACGATCAACGGCTACGTCAACAACCAGCCCATCGGCACGTTCTTTCTGAAAGAGTTTACCGGTTTCGATGAGAAGGGCATGAGTACTTATCGTGATACCGACGGCGATGGACTCGTGACGGATAAAGACCGGGTGGCCCTCGGCAGTGCGCTGCCTACGAAGCAGTTCAATATTAACACGACGCTGGCCTACAAAGGCTTCGATCTGGCGATCAACTTCAACGGCGTGTCGGGCAACAAAGTGTATGACAACACGGCTAACGCCAACTTCTACAAACTGCGGCTGAGCAAGGGCCTGAACGTGACGCCCGAAGCGGTGCAATACGCGCAGGAGTCGATCAACAACTCGGCGCCGGTATCGTCGCGCTTCCTGAAAGACGGTCGGTTCTTCCGGCTTAACAACCTCGCGCTGGGGTACAATCTCAGCCCGAAGCTGATCGGCATGAACCGCTGGGTTAATAACATCCGTCTGTCGGTAACGGGGCAAAACCTGTTCGTCATTACGCCCTACAACGGCTACGACCCGGAAGTCAACGGCAACCAGGCTATCAACGGGGTTGTCTCGTACGGCATCGACTACCTCGCCTACCCCAAAGCCCGGACGGTTATTGTTGGTTTAAATCTGACGTTCTAA
- a CDS encoding RagB/SusD family nutrient uptake outer membrane protein, protein MKKTLLSILTAIALTGTYSCTNLAENVLDEASVSGLSNQQLADGNIAPVYALLPNIFLHTNYFAIQEISTDEAILPYRGGTDWGDNGIYLALHQHTTTSTDPNLLSTWNNLVQSLSRSVSAINALPTLNDASAKVYLAEARGMRAYYNMLLLDLFGIVFVKEDPQSTSTILRGEAAYNYVLSEMLAVEPNLLTTVGPGRLSKGAAWGLLARMYLNAAVYRNRTATSFTFQSTDMDNVISYCDKIINSGQYQLASDYFTIFNQDNHNNKELIFAVDQRAELNGNNRLPYFSLSGNQFPIPAYPAANGTDGPAITPDFYQSWAQAYSPKDPTVDPRFYRQNLSIYSNPGDSCVAESNFNINRGILRGQQYGLLRVNGAFLKCPNGNYKVGKLFNVTRNLPTVPVNFTEQVDFTVAGSNYSTGYRVEKYEFSKKSTSGRNLGDADISIIRLADVYLMRAEAKLRKSNDAASALADVNTVRAARTFPTTTPALTSMSLDLLFRERGFELYWEMVRRTDMIRFGKYEGTWTEKTNTDVRKRLFPIPQTAIDGASNIPGYLTQNEGY, encoded by the coding sequence ATGAAAAAGACACTCCTTTCCATACTCACAGCCATAGCCCTGACGGGGACGTATAGCTGTACCAATCTGGCCGAGAACGTGCTCGACGAAGCATCGGTATCGGGTCTCTCGAATCAGCAGCTGGCCGACGGCAACATCGCCCCGGTGTATGCGCTGCTGCCCAATATTTTCCTGCATACCAACTACTTCGCCATTCAGGAAATCTCGACCGACGAGGCTATTCTGCCGTATCGGGGCGGCACCGACTGGGGCGACAACGGCATTTACCTGGCCCTGCACCAGCACACCACTACCAGCACCGATCCGAACCTGCTGAGCACCTGGAACAACTTGGTACAGAGCCTATCGCGGTCGGTATCGGCGATCAATGCACTACCAACACTCAACGACGCCAGTGCAAAAGTGTATCTGGCCGAAGCGCGGGGGATGCGGGCCTATTACAACATGCTGCTGCTCGACCTGTTTGGCATCGTGTTCGTGAAAGAAGACCCACAAAGCACCTCGACTATCCTGCGGGGCGAAGCGGCTTATAACTACGTCCTGAGCGAGATGCTGGCCGTCGAGCCAAACCTACTGACGACGGTTGGCCCCGGTCGCCTGAGCAAGGGTGCAGCATGGGGCTTGCTGGCGCGGATGTACCTCAACGCGGCCGTGTACCGTAACCGTACCGCCACCTCGTTCACGTTCCAGTCGACCGACATGGACAACGTGATTTCGTACTGCGACAAGATCATCAACTCCGGGCAGTACCAGTTGGCCAGTGATTATTTCACGATTTTCAATCAGGACAACCACAACAACAAGGAGTTGATTTTCGCCGTCGACCAGCGCGCCGAACTGAACGGAAACAACCGACTGCCGTACTTCTCGCTGTCGGGCAACCAGTTTCCGATTCCGGCTTACCCAGCTGCCAACGGCACCGACGGCCCGGCCATTACGCCCGACTTTTACCAGAGCTGGGCGCAGGCCTATTCGCCGAAAGACCCGACCGTCGACCCGCGTTTTTACCGGCAGAATCTGTCGATCTACAGCAACCCGGGCGATTCGTGTGTAGCTGAGTCTAACTTCAACATCAACCGGGGTATCCTGCGAGGTCAGCAGTACGGCCTGCTGCGCGTAAACGGCGCGTTCCTGAAATGCCCCAACGGCAACTACAAGGTTGGCAAGCTGTTCAACGTAACCCGTAACCTCCCCACGGTACCCGTAAACTTCACCGAGCAGGTCGATTTTACAGTGGCGGGCAGCAACTACAGCACCGGCTATCGGGTCGAGAAGTACGAGTTCAGTAAGAAATCGACCAGCGGCCGTAACCTCGGCGACGCCGATATTTCGATCATTCGCCTGGCCGATGTGTACCTGATGCGGGCCGAAGCCAAGCTGCGCAAGAGCAACGATGCCGCCAGTGCCCTCGCCGACGTGAACACCGTTCGGGCGGCCCGTACGTTCCCGACGACGACCCCGGCCCTGACGAGCATGAGCCTCGATCTGCTGTTCCGCGAGCGTGGTTTTGAACTGTATTGGGAAATGGTGCGCCGGACGGACATGATCCGGTTCGGTAAGTACGAGGGCACGTGGACCGAGAAAACCAACACCGACGTTCGGAAGCGGCTTTTCCCCATCCCGCAAACCGCCATCGACGGAGCCTCGAACATCCCCGGCTACCTGACCCAAAACGAAGGGTACTAA
- a CDS encoding glycoside hydrolase family 32 protein: MKNAWLLSVLLLAGAGQLSAQNAPTSPAAEPYRPQIHFSPKAHWINDPNGMVFHNGTYHLFYQYYPDATVWGPMHWGHATSKDMVHWQEQPVALYPDSSGYIFSGSAVVDVNNTSGFGKNGQAPLVAIFTHHNAKLEKSDPTHVEQQSIAYSLDEGKTWTKYAGNPVVPNPGISDFRDPKVRWFESQKKWIMTLATKDRVTFYSSPNLKNWTRESDFGGNAGAHGGVWECPDLFPLKHNGKDVWVLIVNINPGGPNGGSATQYFLGNFDGKTFRPNSTQTKWMDYGTDNYAGVTFANTGNRTVLMGWMNNWLYANKVPTVAWRGAMTVPRDLSLTPVGSELYLTSTPIRELDKLEKQAKSLTNLKVNVETDLTTKLNVGAGPYQLKLTVPNPADFSLVLANQQGNELVIGYDKAANAYFIDRTKSGKTDFDTSFAGRHTAPRLSTAPTMQLTLLIDRASVELFADGGLSVMTDVFFPDAPLNHLKIKSATGLLITECGYKQLSSARDSGL, encoded by the coding sequence ATGAAAAACGCATGGTTACTGAGTGTGCTGCTGCTGGCCGGAGCCGGTCAACTGTCGGCGCAGAACGCCCCGACTAGTCCGGCCGCGGAACCGTACCGGCCGCAGATTCACTTCTCGCCCAAAGCCCACTGGATCAACGACCCCAATGGGATGGTATTCCACAACGGTACCTACCATCTATTTTACCAGTACTACCCCGACGCGACGGTCTGGGGGCCGATGCACTGGGGACACGCTACCAGCAAAGACATGGTGCACTGGCAGGAGCAGCCCGTCGCGCTTTACCCCGACAGCTCAGGGTATATTTTCTCAGGTAGTGCCGTGGTCGACGTGAACAATACGAGCGGCTTTGGTAAAAACGGGCAGGCACCGCTGGTGGCGATCTTCACCCACCACAACGCGAAACTGGAGAAGTCGGACCCGACGCACGTGGAGCAGCAAAGCATCGCCTATAGCCTTGACGAAGGCAAAACGTGGACGAAATACGCGGGTAATCCGGTTGTGCCAAACCCCGGCATCTCCGACTTCCGCGACCCCAAAGTGCGCTGGTTCGAATCGCAGAAAAAGTGGATTATGACGCTGGCGACCAAAGACCGCGTAACGTTCTATTCGTCGCCCAACCTGAAAAACTGGACGCGTGAAAGTGACTTCGGTGGCAACGCGGGTGCCCACGGTGGCGTTTGGGAATGCCCCGACCTGTTTCCGCTAAAGCACAACGGGAAAGATGTCTGGGTGCTCATTGTAAACATCAATCCGGGCGGACCAAACGGAGGCTCGGCCACGCAGTACTTTTTGGGTAATTTTGACGGCAAAACCTTCCGACCCAACTCCACACAGACGAAGTGGATGGACTACGGCACCGACAACTACGCGGGCGTCACGTTCGCCAACACCGGCAACCGCACCGTGCTAATGGGCTGGATGAACAACTGGCTCTATGCCAACAAAGTCCCGACGGTGGCCTGGCGCGGAGCCATGACCGTACCGCGCGACCTGAGTCTGACGCCCGTTGGCAGTGAACTATACCTGACGTCGACCCCCATCCGGGAACTCGACAAACTCGAGAAGCAGGCTAAGTCTCTAACAAACCTGAAGGTCAACGTAGAAACCGATCTGACGACGAAGTTGAACGTCGGTGCTGGTCCGTACCAACTGAAACTGACCGTGCCGAACCCCGCCGATTTCTCACTTGTGCTGGCGAATCAGCAGGGCAACGAACTCGTAATCGGCTACGATAAAGCGGCCAACGCGTATTTCATCGACCGGACCAAATCAGGCAAAACTGATTTCGATACGAGTTTTGCCGGTCGGCACACCGCCCCCCGGCTATCAACGGCCCCGACGATGCAGCTTACCCTGCTCATCGACCGGGCATCGGTGGAGTTGTTTGCCGACGGCGGCTTATCGGTGATGACCGACGTTTTCTTTCCCGACGCCCCGCTGAATCATCTAAAAATTAAGTCGGCGACAGGCTTGCTGATTACAGAATGCGGCTACAAGCAACTCAGCTCCGCTCGTGATAGTGGTTTGTAG